Proteins co-encoded in one Gemmatimonas aurantiaca genomic window:
- a CDS encoding HAMP domain-containing sensor histidine kinase, with translation MLVLIGQLQSGRAGPLTRQQELQLGILYEAAFEVNNLTRNALELARRSDVSPPAEVPTAFSVTGTWHTVRALLAPIAQERGLVLRWSGPRTDLRTGHPEILQKVLLNLVTNALKFTIRGTISVTVEELDEARVRFRVSDTGTGLNEPARAMIGEPPGQEQLPFSRNGRTLGLAICRRALADLNSRLELGHQQGPGTCLEFELRLPAAT, from the coding sequence ATGCTGGTGCTCATCGGGCAGTTGCAGAGCGGACGTGCCGGCCCCCTGACCCGCCAGCAGGAGTTGCAACTGGGGATTCTGTACGAGGCGGCATTCGAGGTGAACAATCTCACCCGCAACGCTCTCGAACTGGCCCGACGCAGCGACGTTTCTCCGCCTGCAGAAGTCCCGACGGCGTTCTCCGTCACCGGCACATGGCATACGGTACGTGCGCTACTCGCTCCGATCGCCCAGGAACGTGGACTTGTGCTTCGCTGGTCGGGCCCACGTACGGACCTCCGCACGGGGCATCCGGAGATTCTTCAGAAGGTTTTGCTCAACCTGGTGACGAACGCCCTCAAGTTCACGATCAGAGGCACGATTTCGGTGACCGTGGAAGAACTGGACGAGGCGCGGGTGCGATTCCGGGTCAGCGACACCGGCACGGGTCTCAATGAGCCAGCGCGCGCCATGATTGGAGAGCCGCCCGGACAGGAGCAACTTCCTTTTTCAAGGAATGGCCGGACCCTCGGACTCGCCATCTGCAGGCGCGCACTTGCCGATCTGAACAGTCGGCTGGAACTGGGCCATCAGCAAGGGCCCGGAACCTGCCTTGAATTCGAGCTACGGTTGCCGGCCGCCACCTAG
- a CDS encoding citrate synthase has protein sequence MSQPTSASNPATPDTLELRDNRTGSTYSAAVRTEGPEGDTYVRAMDLRPIKREASEFGLLSYDPAFMNTASCRSAITFIDGDKGILRYRGYPIEQLAENATFLEVAYLLRNGELPDQHQYDEWVRDITYHTYVHENIRKFLEGFRYDAHPMSMLCSATAALSSFYPAARDIQDPQQRYISTIRLLAKLPTIAAFAYRHVKGLPFIYPDNDLSYTENFLSMVARMSEPKYEANPVFVKALEVLFILHADHEQNCSTNAVRAVGSSHVDPFSAVAAGIAALFGPLHGGANEAVLRMITEIGDKKNIPAFIEAVKSGKGERLMGFGHRVYKSYDPRARIVKKLADEVFAQVGMDKDLEIALELERIALSDDYFVSRKLYPNVDFYTGLIYRSMAFPTDFFTVLFAVARVSGWLAQWEEMILDKEQKIARPRQIYVGHGERPYVDGLSEKFPKARKDSIRK, from the coding sequence ATGAGCCAGCCAACCTCCGCTTCCAATCCGGCGACGCCCGACACTCTCGAGCTTCGCGACAACCGCACCGGTTCCACCTACAGCGCCGCCGTGCGCACCGAAGGGCCGGAGGGTGACACGTATGTCCGTGCGATGGATCTGCGTCCCATCAAGCGTGAGGCAAGTGAATTCGGCCTGCTGAGTTACGATCCGGCGTTCATGAACACCGCCTCGTGCCGCAGTGCCATCACATTCATCGACGGTGACAAGGGCATTCTGCGCTACCGCGGTTATCCCATCGAGCAACTGGCAGAGAATGCCACGTTCCTCGAAGTGGCTTACCTGCTGCGCAATGGCGAACTGCCCGACCAGCATCAGTATGACGAGTGGGTGCGCGACATCACGTATCACACCTACGTGCATGAAAACATCCGGAAGTTCCTGGAAGGGTTCCGGTATGATGCACACCCGATGAGCATGCTGTGCAGCGCGACGGCCGCGCTCTCCAGTTTCTATCCGGCAGCCCGCGACATTCAGGACCCGCAACAGCGCTACATCAGCACCATCCGCCTGCTGGCCAAGCTTCCCACCATTGCGGCCTTTGCGTATCGGCACGTGAAGGGATTGCCCTTCATCTACCCCGACAACGATCTGAGTTACACGGAGAATTTCCTCTCCATGGTGGCGCGGATGTCGGAGCCCAAATACGAAGCCAACCCGGTGTTCGTGAAGGCGCTCGAAGTGCTGTTCATCCTGCATGCGGATCATGAACAGAACTGCAGCACCAACGCCGTTCGTGCCGTTGGCTCCTCCCATGTCGACCCGTTCTCGGCGGTGGCCGCTGGTATCGCGGCGTTGTTCGGCCCGTTGCATGGCGGCGCCAACGAAGCCGTGCTACGCATGATCACCGAGATCGGCGACAAGAAGAACATCCCCGCCTTCATCGAGGCGGTGAAGAGCGGCAAGGGTGAGCGACTCATGGGCTTCGGCCACCGCGTGTACAAGAGCTACGATCCGCGGGCGCGCATCGTGAAGAAGCTTGCCGACGAAGTGTTTGCGCAGGTGGGCATGGACAAGGACCTCGAGATCGCACTGGAACTCGAGCGCATTGCGTTGTCCGACGACTACTTCGTGTCACGCAAGCTGTATCCGAACGTCGATTTCTACACGGGACTCATCTATCGCTCGATGGCCTTCCCGACGGACTTCTTCACCGTGCTCTTTGCCGTGGCGCGTGTATCGGGCTGGCTGGCGCAGTGGGAGGAGATGATCCTGGACAAAGAGCAGAAGATCGCGCGCCCGCGGCAGATCTATGTCGGCCATGGAGAGCGGCCGTATGTGGATGGGCTGTCGGAGAAGTTTCCGAAGGCGCGGAAGGATAGCATCCGTAAGTGA
- a CDS encoding polysaccharide biosynthesis tyrosine autokinase encodes MSGQQIQPVQPRDAALEPYQEGDPPGDWGGSSADAAPEPKGPNLRRYLAAVNRFKWLVLLLLPIGGAAGYAATRFIEPEYEVQATILLEQGTGVNNGAGRGPIQAAELLQASGWQDLLRSYAIADPVVMGLGLFVTPVADADSVLFRQFRVDQTRLRPGDYKLTIAGGRYVLSLKPGIEVEKGAVGDSIGRPVGFQWQPASTDFGRRATVEFNVQTPREASRALIKKLSLSLQTGSSFLFLRMTGPNAQRSAATLNAWVEQFVTVATQYKKQNVVQVAGILEGQREYAAQELAGAESALESFRVRTVTEPSERQTITPGIEMTNSPVFENYFRDKILSDNYRRDREALERILQSGRSGTPITREAVLSVPAVNADPAADNLRKALEEQAAREFELRRLRETYTDEYQRVKDAQAALAGLRDSVVPRALNAYLGELRLREQTLNATIDQSSRDLKGIPSRTIEEQRLKRQVDVAARVYESLNMKAAEAKLAEASTVPDVSILDAAVPPLAPTRNTAPMIILGAIGGALALGIALAILLDQVDKRFRYPEQVTDDLGLFVLGVVPVIGGKGRRKAEQAAQVVEAFRTIRMNVRYAADPSRPLAMTITSPGPNDGKSLISSNLALSFAESGLRTLLIDGDIRRGELAKTFNIHSRPGLVEYLEGTALIAEVLNPLTSHANLTLMPAGVRRRRAPELLATPRLSQLLNQMTSEFDVVIVDSPPLGAGYDAYALATATGNMALVMRAGVTDRKMAAAKMATVDTLPIRVMGAVLNGIKMTGVYQYYSYYQDYAATDEEQSERLPSGRGAARPAALSGGIGNE; translated from the coding sequence ATGTCCGGCCAGCAGATACAGCCTGTTCAACCGCGCGATGCCGCGCTCGAGCCGTATCAGGAAGGAGATCCTCCTGGAGATTGGGGGGGCTCGTCCGCAGACGCTGCTCCGGAGCCCAAGGGGCCGAATCTTCGCCGCTATCTGGCGGCGGTGAACCGTTTCAAGTGGCTGGTGCTCCTGCTGCTGCCCATTGGCGGGGCTGCCGGATACGCGGCCACCCGGTTCATCGAGCCGGAGTACGAAGTGCAAGCCACCATTCTGCTAGAGCAGGGCACGGGTGTGAACAATGGTGCCGGGCGGGGGCCTATTCAGGCGGCAGAGCTGTTGCAGGCCTCTGGATGGCAGGACCTGTTACGCTCCTATGCCATTGCGGACCCGGTGGTGATGGGACTCGGACTATTCGTCACTCCTGTGGCGGATGCCGACAGCGTGCTGTTCCGACAGTTTCGAGTGGACCAGACGCGACTCCGACCGGGCGACTACAAGCTGACCATTGCCGGCGGTCGCTATGTGCTGAGTCTCAAACCTGGCATCGAAGTGGAGAAAGGAGCGGTCGGTGATTCCATCGGGCGTCCGGTGGGCTTCCAGTGGCAACCGGCGTCTACCGATTTTGGACGACGCGCCACTGTCGAGTTCAACGTGCAGACGCCGCGTGAGGCATCGAGGGCGCTGATCAAGAAACTCTCCCTTTCGTTGCAAACCGGTTCTTCATTCCTCTTTCTGCGTATGACCGGGCCCAATGCCCAGCGCAGCGCGGCCACCCTCAATGCCTGGGTGGAACAGTTCGTAACGGTGGCTACCCAGTACAAGAAGCAGAATGTGGTCCAGGTGGCCGGTATTCTCGAGGGACAACGTGAGTATGCTGCGCAGGAATTGGCCGGCGCCGAGTCGGCGCTGGAGAGTTTCCGCGTGCGCACGGTGACCGAACCCAGCGAGCGTCAGACGATCACGCCGGGAATCGAGATGACCAATTCCCCTGTGTTCGAGAACTATTTCCGCGACAAGATTCTCTCGGACAACTATCGGCGCGATCGCGAGGCGCTCGAGCGTATTCTGCAGAGCGGCCGTTCAGGCACGCCCATCACGCGTGAAGCGGTGCTGTCGGTGCCTGCGGTGAATGCCGACCCTGCTGCAGACAACCTGCGCAAAGCACTCGAAGAGCAGGCTGCCCGCGAATTCGAGTTGCGCCGGCTGCGTGAGACGTACACTGATGAATATCAGCGAGTGAAAGACGCGCAGGCCGCACTGGCAGGACTGCGCGATTCGGTGGTCCCGCGGGCCCTCAATGCGTATCTCGGAGAACTTCGCCTGCGTGAGCAGACGCTGAATGCCACCATCGATCAGAGCAGCAGGGATCTGAAGGGTATTCCTTCACGCACTATCGAGGAACAGCGTCTCAAGCGACAGGTGGATGTGGCGGCGCGGGTATACGAAAGTCTGAATATGAAAGCGGCCGAAGCGAAGCTTGCCGAGGCATCCACTGTTCCCGATGTGAGCATCCTCGACGCGGCAGTTCCGCCGCTGGCGCCTACGCGCAACACGGCGCCCATGATCATTTTAGGGGCCATTGGCGGCGCCTTGGCGTTGGGCATCGCTCTCGCCATTCTGCTGGATCAGGTGGACAAGCGATTCCGCTATCCAGAGCAGGTCACGGACGATCTGGGACTGTTCGTGTTGGGTGTAGTGCCAGTGATCGGTGGCAAGGGGCGCCGCAAGGCAGAACAGGCCGCACAAGTAGTGGAAGCATTCCGCACTATTCGCATGAATGTGCGATACGCTGCCGATCCATCGCGTCCGCTCGCCATGACCATCACAAGCCCAGGTCCCAACGACGGGAAGAGTCTCATTTCATCAAACCTGGCGTTGAGTTTTGCGGAATCGGGGCTGCGTACGCTGCTCATTGATGGCGATATTCGCCGCGGTGAGCTGGCGAAGACGTTCAATATCCATTCGCGGCCGGGGCTGGTGGAGTATCTGGAGGGGACTGCCTTGATCGCCGAGGTGCTGAACCCACTCACTTCGCATGCGAATCTGACTCTGATGCCCGCTGGGGTGCGGCGACGTCGCGCGCCGGAATTACTCGCCACGCCCAGGCTCTCTCAGTTGCTCAATCAGATGACCAGCGAGTTCGATGTGGTGATCGTCGATTCTCCACCTCTCGGTGCAGGATACGACGCCTATGCACTCGCAACCGCCACCGGCAACATGGCGCTGGTGATGCGCGCCGGTGTCACCGACCGCAAGATGGCGGCAGCCAAAATGGCCACGGTCGACACGCTCCCCATCCGGGTGATGGGCGCCGTCCTCAACGGAATCAAGATGACCGGTGTGTATCAGTACTACTCGTACTATCAGGACTACGCCGCCACCGATGAAGAGCAGTCAGAGCGCCTGCCGTCCGGCAGGGGAGCCGCGCGACCTGCTGCGCTTTCTGGGGGGATTGGCAATGAGTAA
- a CDS encoding glycosyltransferase family 4 protein produces the protein MQRRSLGGPYDVIVAHGPYRIGLIAFSLSIFWKSPLMVEFPGHPLRGLALDKSKLGRLKRTIAPMILRMIVRRSNAIRLLYPSQLDDVIGVHRSEVSSRFHVFHEFVPLSSIERGEHRSQTILFVGFPWMLKGVDVLIRAFLRLAEDYPQATLQIIGYCADLKPWQELAEYHPRVQFSGPLPNEMVVQLMANAAMFVLPSRTEAMGRVLLEAMAAGTPVIASRVDGVPHYVRDGVDGLLFTSEDSGELEIAIRAVLDDPEQAQFRADAARQRVMTCYNEYSYAENFERAVRSALEDFERKSTSIDPI, from the coding sequence ATGCAAAGACGCTCTTTGGGAGGACCATATGATGTTATTGTGGCACACGGCCCCTACAGGATCGGACTGATTGCCTTTTCTCTTTCCATTTTTTGGAAAAGTCCACTCATGGTAGAATTCCCTGGCCACCCCCTTCGAGGACTTGCTCTAGACAAGAGCAAACTCGGCCGTCTCAAGCGCACTATCGCGCCAATGATTTTGAGAATGATTGTGCGAAGAAGCAATGCCATTCGCCTTCTGTATCCTAGCCAACTCGATGACGTCATAGGAGTTCATCGTTCAGAAGTTTCCTCTCGTTTTCACGTATTCCACGAATTCGTACCTCTTTCCTCTATTGAAAGAGGTGAGCATCGGAGTCAGACCATTCTTTTTGTTGGTTTCCCCTGGATGCTCAAAGGGGTAGATGTACTGATACGTGCTTTCCTACGACTGGCGGAAGACTACCCCCAAGCGACCCTGCAAATCATAGGTTACTGTGCCGATCTTAAACCTTGGCAGGAACTCGCAGAATATCATCCAAGAGTTCAGTTCAGTGGACCACTCCCAAATGAAATGGTTGTCCAGTTAATGGCGAATGCGGCGATGTTCGTCCTTCCTTCTCGAACGGAAGCGATGGGCCGCGTGCTTTTGGAAGCAATGGCGGCTGGAACGCCGGTCATCGCGTCTCGGGTGGATGGAGTTCCGCACTACGTGCGAGACGGGGTCGATGGTTTGCTCTTCACCAGCGAGGATAGTGGCGAACTTGAAATAGCCATTCGTGCCGTGTTGGACGACCCAGAGCAGGCCCAGTTCCGTGCAGATGCCGCTCGGCAACGGGTAATGACTTGCTATAATGAGTATAGCTATGCCGAAAATTTTGAACGCGCCGTTCGTTCGGCACTTGAAGATTTCGAGAGAAAATCCACTAGTATAGACCCGATATAA
- a CDS encoding glycosyltransferase, producing the protein MKVEMVLPSLQVGGMEHMAVTLSTALHRAGMEVGVTCVDNADGELIKTLTSVGIRVSFQKAPGFLSNFSAPGLATHFTRLRPDVVHSHSGVWGRACRAARMAGIRRTVHTVHGKPDQDPWFDIPLRKWEARMTDRIVTVSAPLAEDLVVRVGVDRSKISICENGVDSSKFAPDALDRSLIRRALDVSDRLVFGVVARLVSVKNLHVLIEAFAEIRSKIPLEHRPVLLLVGAGPLELELRSIAEHWGLAESCRFLGERADTDRVHRAIDIFVLPSLAEGTSISILESMASGALVVATPVGSNPKLLGRNERGILASGPDRSSIAAAMLTAASSYQDAKLQKAARDFVVEHYSVERMTADYLRFYS; encoded by the coding sequence ATGAAAGTCGAGATGGTTCTACCCAGTCTTCAGGTTGGTGGTATGGAGCACATGGCGGTTACACTGTCCACCGCACTGCATCGCGCTGGCATGGAAGTCGGCGTGACGTGCGTGGACAATGCGGATGGCGAGCTTATCAAGACACTCACTTCCGTTGGCATACGCGTTTCCTTTCAAAAGGCGCCCGGCTTTCTCTCGAATTTTTCAGCTCCCGGCCTTGCCACTCACTTTACTCGACTTCGACCTGATGTCGTCCACTCTCATAGTGGTGTATGGGGACGAGCATGCCGTGCAGCACGTATGGCAGGTATCAGGCGTACAGTTCACACTGTCCACGGAAAGCCGGATCAGGATCCTTGGTTTGACATCCCCCTGAGAAAATGGGAAGCGCGGATGACAGATAGGATCGTCACGGTATCAGCTCCGCTGGCGGAGGATTTGGTAGTAAGGGTCGGCGTTGATAGATCCAAGATTTCTATTTGCGAGAATGGGGTGGACTCAAGCAAATTCGCCCCCGATGCTTTGGACAGATCGTTAATTCGTCGTGCGCTCGATGTCAGCGATCGGCTCGTCTTTGGAGTGGTCGCAAGGCTCGTCAGCGTGAAGAACCTCCACGTATTGATCGAGGCATTCGCCGAGATCCGATCCAAGATCCCTCTCGAACATCGTCCCGTCCTTCTGCTTGTAGGAGCCGGCCCTTTGGAGCTGGAACTTCGGTCGATCGCAGAACATTGGGGACTTGCGGAAAGTTGCCGATTTCTTGGAGAACGAGCGGATACAGATCGCGTTCACCGAGCAATAGACATCTTTGTTCTTCCCTCCCTGGCTGAAGGCACTTCTATTAGCATTTTGGAGTCTATGGCCAGCGGCGCACTTGTGGTCGCTACGCCTGTCGGCTCCAATCCTAAACTCCTAGGTAGAAATGAGCGCGGTATCCTCGCATCAGGTCCGGACAGGTCTAGTATAGCGGCAGCCATGCTCACGGCAGCCTCCAGTTATCAGGACGCCAAACTTCAAAAAGCAGCGCGTGATTTCGTCGTGGAGCACTATAGCGTCGAACGCATGACAGCGGACTATCTTCGCTTTTACTCGTAA
- a CDS encoding sigma-54 dependent transcriptional regulator, whose amino-acid sequence MTDPFLTEPPSAAVPDKGTGLRILIVDDDRTLREGCASVLQMDGHVITATGRGDEALEMVRRKRFDLILVDLYMTPVSGMEVLKAAVEAHKQVIVVVMTGNPTVASSIEALRAGAWDYLPKPFSASHLQVLVGRAAHAAAAVRDVKEPVKPAGLVTQSGAGELMSLLGVSPTFRKAVELAQKVAATDASVMISGESGTGKEMIAQFIHKHSRRSARKLVPVNCAALPDNLLESEMFGYRKGAFTGADRDKAGLLEVANGGTLFLDELTEMTMPLQAKLLRVLQDGVVRRLGSETQDAVVDVRFISATNRDPQESVQQGILREDLFYRLRVVPIKLPPLRKRLEDIPMLAEHFLKRSWERHRTGGAPAPSFTRETIEFLQSRPWRGNVRELQNVIEHVAVIADSDRPITPDDIPIYDDAPMAQADGGLPAAIMNEAFHSAKDSLIAHFEKEYLTRLTARAGGNMSKAARLAGIDRTTLYRLMEKHGFKRDALSGSAD is encoded by the coding sequence ATGACCGACCCCTTCCTCACCGAACCTCCATCAGCCGCCGTTCCCGATAAGGGAACAGGCCTGCGTATCCTGATCGTCGACGACGACCGGACGCTGCGGGAGGGGTGTGCCTCCGTGCTCCAGATGGATGGTCATGTCATCACGGCCACCGGACGGGGCGACGAGGCGTTGGAGATGGTGCGCCGCAAACGCTTCGATCTGATCCTGGTGGACCTCTACATGACGCCAGTATCGGGCATGGAGGTCCTCAAGGCCGCGGTGGAAGCGCACAAGCAGGTGATCGTGGTGGTCATGACAGGGAATCCCACGGTGGCCTCCAGCATCGAAGCCCTGCGGGCCGGCGCCTGGGACTATCTACCCAAACCCTTCTCTGCCAGCCACTTGCAGGTACTGGTGGGCCGCGCCGCCCACGCCGCTGCGGCCGTGCGCGACGTCAAAGAACCGGTGAAACCCGCCGGTCTGGTTACGCAGAGCGGCGCCGGCGAGCTGATGTCGCTGCTAGGCGTCTCGCCCACGTTCCGGAAGGCCGTGGAGCTGGCACAGAAGGTGGCGGCCACCGACGCGTCGGTCATGATCAGCGGCGAGAGCGGGACTGGCAAGGAGATGATCGCCCAGTTCATCCACAAGCACAGCCGCCGTTCGGCGCGCAAGCTGGTGCCGGTGAACTGCGCCGCACTCCCCGACAACCTGCTCGAGTCGGAGATGTTCGGGTACCGGAAAGGCGCTTTCACCGGCGCCGACCGTGACAAGGCTGGTCTTCTCGAGGTGGCCAACGGCGGTACGCTGTTTCTGGACGAGCTCACCGAGATGACCATGCCGCTCCAGGCCAAGCTGCTGCGTGTGCTGCAGGATGGCGTGGTGCGTCGGCTGGGTAGTGAGACCCAGGACGCGGTGGTGGACGTGCGGTTCATTTCGGCCACCAATCGGGACCCGCAGGAATCGGTGCAGCAGGGCATCCTGCGCGAAGACCTGTTCTATCGCCTGCGTGTGGTGCCCATCAAGCTGCCGCCGCTACGTAAGCGCCTGGAAGACATTCCGATGCTGGCCGAACATTTCCTGAAGCGATCGTGGGAACGGCATCGGACGGGCGGAGCCCCCGCCCCCTCGTTCACGCGGGAAACCATCGAATTCCTGCAGTCGCGTCCCTGGCGTGGCAACGTGCGCGAACTGCAGAACGTGATCGAACACGTGGCCGTCATTGCCGACAGCGACCGCCCGATCACGCCCGACGATATTCCGATCTACGACGACGCGCCCATGGCGCAGGCGGACGGCGGATTGCCGGCAGCGATCATGAACGAGGCGTTCCATTCGGCCAAGGACAGCCTGATCGCCCACTTCGAGAAAGAGTACCTGACGCGTCTGACGGCACGGGCAGGGGGCAACATGTCCAAGGCCGCGCGTCTGGCGGGCATCGATCGCACCACGCTGTATCGACTCATGGAAAAGCACGGGTTCAAACGTGACGCGCTCTCCGGCTCCGCCGACTGA
- a CDS encoding glycosyltransferase, with the protein MNKILWVCHFLPYPSTGHGALQRTHHLVRQVAKSFDVHLFVVDEVEDHEAVSAALGVKSISSIKPRTGLDKVLPMCRSLLGKSTYWERLFYHEALHAQIVSAAAVEPCLVILDTAFLAPYVKHVNCQTLIVNHHNVESALLAQRASRQGGALTALFDAQATRTAALEIEISKLAAHHWVVSLEDSMRLRSVVGDVQTFIVPNGVDVEYFSPEPRATVSQIPNSLVFAGGMDWYPNRDAIKWLAEELWETLVNANPEHSMTIVGKSPPTEVLQLARTDARIEVAGFVPDVRPFIHRAFAYLCPIRQGGGTRLKVLDALALGCPLVATGLAVDGLQLKDEVHFLRADDGDSMANALERLEREPELARELARNGRNHVIEHFSWDYIGSILVDFLSKSSSAERTARSKFSA; encoded by the coding sequence ATGAACAAGATCCTGTGGGTCTGCCATTTTCTCCCATATCCATCCACTGGACACGGCGCACTGCAGCGGACGCATCATCTCGTGCGTCAAGTCGCAAAATCGTTCGATGTGCACCTATTCGTTGTCGATGAAGTCGAAGACCACGAAGCGGTCTCGGCGGCACTTGGTGTTAAGAGTATTTCGTCGATAAAGCCGAGGACTGGCCTCGATAAGGTATTGCCCATGTGCAGAAGTCTCCTTGGCAAGAGCACTTATTGGGAACGTTTGTTTTATCATGAAGCTCTGCACGCACAAATTGTATCGGCTGCAGCTGTTGAGCCATGTTTGGTAATATTGGACACCGCATTCCTCGCACCATACGTCAAACACGTCAATTGTCAGACCCTTATTGTAAATCACCACAACGTTGAATCGGCTTTGCTGGCACAACGCGCTAGTCGACAGGGCGGTGCGCTGACCGCGCTATTCGATGCCCAAGCAACTCGAACTGCTGCTTTGGAAATCGAAATTAGCAAGCTTGCTGCGCATCATTGGGTCGTATCTCTGGAGGACAGCATGCGCCTGCGATCTGTAGTTGGTGACGTGCAAACATTTATTGTACCGAACGGAGTAGACGTTGAATACTTCTCTCCGGAACCCCGTGCGACCGTTTCGCAGATCCCGAACTCTCTAGTCTTCGCCGGTGGTATGGATTGGTATCCTAACAGAGATGCAATCAAATGGCTCGCAGAAGAGTTGTGGGAAACACTCGTGAACGCAAATCCGGAGCACTCGATGACTATTGTTGGCAAGTCGCCTCCAACAGAAGTGCTTCAGCTTGCACGTACGGACGCTAGGATAGAGGTCGCCGGCTTTGTCCCAGACGTTAGACCGTTCATCCACCGAGCGTTTGCGTACTTGTGCCCTATTCGCCAAGGCGGCGGCACGAGACTCAAAGTGCTCGACGCGCTAGCGCTTGGTTGCCCCCTCGTCGCAACAGGCCTCGCTGTTGACGGCCTACAATTGAAAGATGAAGTCCATTTTCTTCGAGCCGATGACGGTGATTCGATGGCGAATGCTCTTGAGCGCTTAGAGCGAGAGCCTGAACTGGCACGTGAGTTGGCGCGGAATGGACGGAATCATGTCATAGAGCATTTTTCTTGGGATTATATCGGGTCTATACTAGTGGATTTTCTCTCGAAATCTTCAAGTGCCGAACGAACGGCGCGTTCAAAATTTTCGGCATAG
- a CDS encoding glycosyltransferase family 4 protein, with translation MEVSGPGRQLVASIERLAELGLSVRVLVFRRKGRSVSPFENFLASHSIDYRVVEEGYTFGPGALKRFRTQLNSYAPDLVQTHGYKPSACMFFARSFAFCKTAWIAFFHGATAENLKVRAYHWLDQQLMKKADLVTVMSMHHKNDAVSLGNKIRIVYNAVLLPADPQRGLRTVQRNTKSPVTIGVVGRLSPEKGVDVFLEACSRLDADGYKYRALIAGDGPERESLERMASNLGLGAAVEFVGHLRNTDDLYRQLDVLVIPSRSEGLPNVLLEALRFGLPIAATTVGAIPEVLSDPRAGRLCRVDDAAALERVIREVSSREYALDGLGARDELLDRYSLERRTAALIALYKEAMDLRSHQAGH, from the coding sequence GTGGAAGTTTCGGGACCAGGGCGGCAGCTCGTTGCGAGTATCGAAAGGCTGGCAGAGTTGGGACTTTCTGTCAGGGTCTTAGTGTTTCGTCGCAAAGGTCGAAGCGTCTCGCCGTTTGAGAACTTTCTCGCTTCCCACTCAATTGACTATCGAGTGGTGGAGGAAGGTTATACGTTTGGACCTGGGGCACTGAAGCGTTTCCGCACGCAATTGAACTCGTATGCTCCCGATCTAGTACAAACTCACGGATACAAGCCATCCGCTTGCATGTTCTTCGCGCGATCCTTTGCATTCTGCAAAACCGCGTGGATTGCATTCTTTCACGGAGCGACAGCAGAGAACTTGAAGGTGCGCGCTTATCATTGGTTGGATCAGCAGTTAATGAAGAAGGCAGATTTGGTCACAGTCATGTCAATGCATCATAAAAATGACGCCGTATCTCTCGGTAACAAAATTAGGATAGTTTACAACGCTGTCCTCCTGCCGGCGGATCCGCAGAGAGGCCTCCGAACGGTACAACGCAATACGAAATCGCCTGTAACGATAGGAGTGGTGGGTAGACTCAGCCCCGAGAAGGGGGTCGATGTGTTCTTGGAGGCTTGTTCGCGCCTGGACGCAGATGGCTACAAGTATCGCGCCCTCATCGCGGGTGATGGCCCCGAAAGAGAGTCTCTTGAAAGGATGGCGAGCAATCTCGGCTTGGGTGCTGCGGTGGAATTCGTCGGTCATCTCAGGAACACAGACGACCTGTATCGCCAACTCGATGTGCTTGTGATCCCCTCACGAAGTGAGGGTTTACCCAACGTCCTTCTCGAAGCTTTGCGGTTTGGACTGCCCATCGCGGCGACCACGGTGGGTGCTATCCCTGAAGTCCTATCCGATCCACGGGCTGGCAGGTTATGCCGCGTCGACGACGCGGCAGCGCTCGAGCGTGTGATTCGAGAAGTTAGTTCACGTGAATATGCTCTCGATGGGCTGGGTGCCAGGGACGAGCTGCTCGATCGCTATTCGCTTGAGAGGCGTACGGCCGCACTCATAGCGTTGTACAAAGAGGCAATGGACTTACGTTCCCACCAAGCCGGCCATTAA